From the Brevibacillus choshinensis genome, one window contains:
- the tlp gene encoding small acid-soluble spore protein Tlp, which yields MAKPDDRSDNVEKLQEMLQNTEESIRESRDYLAAHAGEISAEEKANIEAKNQRREESIDGFRSEIKDESSQS from the coding sequence ATGGCAAAGCCGGATGATCGTTCAGACAATGTAGAAAAACTGCAGGAAATGCTGCAAAACACCGAGGAGAGCATTCGCGAGTCAAGGGATTACTTGGCGGCCCATGCAGGTGAGATTTCAGCAGAAGAAAAGGCGAACATTGAAGCGAAAAACCAGCGTCGTGAAGAAAGTATTGATGGTTTTCGTTCGGAAATCAAGGACGAAAGCTCCCAAAGCTAA
- a CDS encoding NmrA family NAD(P)-binding protein encodes MTQPVEYSCYVPICAAIQVIGGKWSYFVIAQPCKRPLRFTFFMENYISAYSPIQNRTYAEAIAHDIPVNLIAVDDIGAFVKIAFQEPETFIGKTMEMASDSLTPPELAAAYSRATGQSIVYTPISIETIRAESETQANIYEWLNSGGHVVDLPALRALHPGLTRFEDWLAKQGKGKN; translated from the coding sequence ATGACTCAGCCCGTAGAGTATTCCTGCTATGTGCCCATCTGTGCAGCGATCCAGGTTATCGGGGGCAAATGGTCTTACTTCGTCATTGCCCAACCGTGCAAAAGGCCTCTGCGCTTCACCTTTTTCATGGAAAATTACATCAGCGCATACTCCCCCATTCAAAATAGAACGTATGCCGAAGCCATTGCACATGACATCCCCGTCAACCTCATTGCCGTCGACGACATCGGGGCATTCGTCAAAATCGCTTTTCAGGAACCAGAAACCTTCATCGGAAAGACGATGGAAATGGCCAGCGATTCGCTTACTCCTCCTGAACTTGCAGCAGCGTACAGCCGTGCTACAGGTCAATCCATCGTGTATACACCGATCTCCATCGAAACGATACGAGCTGAAAGTGAAACCCAGGCGAACATCTATGAGTGGTTAAACAGTGGCGGCCATGTCGTTGACCTTCCTGCTCTGCGAGCGTTACACCCTGGTCTCACTCGCTTTGAGGATTGGCTAGCGAAACAAGGAAAGGGAAAAAACTAG
- a CDS encoding ACT domain-containing protein, producing the protein MTEQLAGLRELARLIQRIEPNLAGASLSILAHDNKDEIANLLVEGFGVRIPVQHSSGEYANHLAVLRVGSTKYTFAQDWREVYISEINYCACRIPAGAHGLLVHHVDYPGVIYDVSRKLADYEINISKLNVSREQKGKNALLVSVTDEEITPSVVTAIEELPQITKVVSLQ; encoded by the coding sequence ATGACCGAACAACTTGCCGGGCTTCGCGAGCTTGCCAGACTCATACAGCGTATTGAACCAAATCTGGCGGGAGCTTCTTTGAGCATTTTAGCTCATGACAACAAGGATGAAATAGCAAATCTACTGGTAGAAGGTTTTGGCGTCCGCATCCCTGTTCAACACAGTTCAGGAGAGTACGCCAACCATCTGGCTGTCCTTCGTGTGGGCAGCACGAAATACACCTTTGCTCAAGATTGGCGCGAAGTGTATATTAGCGAAATCAATTACTGTGCGTGCCGCATTCCAGCAGGGGCACATGGGCTACTGGTACATCATGTGGATTATCCAGGGGTTATTTATGATGTCTCACGGAAATTGGCAGATTATGAAATCAACATTTCCAAGCTGAATGTATCTCGTGAGCAAAAGGGGAAAAACGCTTTACTCGTTTCTGTAACGGATGAAGAAATTACACCTTCTGTCGTTACCGCGATCGAGGAATTACCGCAGATTACCAAAGTCGTGTCCCTTCAATAA
- a CDS encoding DUF952 domain-containing protein, with translation MNTIYCLVPKGYWEQWEGREHYLPRDYEQEGFIHATKGDDLLGKVADRVYAEYEGELFVLVVDEDKSASPIKYEQAKDGLLYPHIYGPLNHDAIVDVKSMLRTNGNWGIGESIR, from the coding sequence ATGAATACGATTTATTGCTTAGTGCCAAAAGGATACTGGGAACAATGGGAAGGACGGGAGCATTATCTCCCGCGAGACTATGAGCAGGAAGGATTCATCCATGCGACAAAAGGGGATGATCTGCTTGGGAAAGTCGCAGATCGCGTATACGCTGAATACGAGGGTGAGTTGTTTGTGCTCGTCGTAGATGAAGACAAATCGGCGTCTCCAATCAAATATGAGCAAGCCAAGGATGGGTTGCTGTACCCGCACATCTATGGACCACTGAACCATGACGCGATTGTTGACGTGAAAAGCATGCTACGCACAAACGGAAATTGGGGGATTGGAGAAAGTATCCGATAA
- the nrdE gene encoding class 1b ribonucleoside-diphosphate reductase subunit alpha, with translation MRHIELNNELMQRGEDGFYQLEKDKEAVADFLREVEAKTMSFGSVKERMDYLIQNDYYENVYERYTEAQVDEVFRLAKEASFQFASYMAISKFYKDYALKTDDKSTYLEQYPDRVAIVALSLAQGDFDTAKRLTVSMMDQRLQPATPTFLNAGKSRRGEMVSCFLLEMDDSLNSINYILGTCMQLSKIGGGVAVNLSKLRGRGEPIKGVEGAAKGIMPVLKLLEDAFSYADQMGQRKGSGAAYYNIFGWDINEFLDCKKINADEKSRIKTLSIGLIVPHVFYKLAEENKPLTIFAPYSVYKEYGKHLDDLDMDEMYEELLANDRVKKKTIMSAREMLTKIAMIQLESGYPYIMNKSNANKNHALKDIGSVKMSNLCTEIFQLQDTSTITNYGEMDIIRRDISCNLASLNIVNVMEQKMIRESVHEGIEAITAVSDMTAVENAPGVQKANRELHSVGLGAMNLHGFLAKNKIAYESEEAKDFARTFFMMMNYYSLEKSMEIAKERETTFLGFEQSEYAKGTYFAKYVTTDYQPRTEKAKQLFSGMHIPTTEDWAALQQNVQKYGVYHAYRLAIAPTQSISYIQNATSSVMPIVEHIETRTYANSTTYYPMPYLSQENYFYYKSAYVIDQFKVIDLIAEIQEHVDQGISTVLHVNSNVSTRDLARYYIYAAKKGLKSLYYTRTKHLTVEECISCAV, from the coding sequence TTGCGGCATATTGAATTGAACAATGAACTCATGCAACGAGGCGAAGACGGGTTTTACCAATTGGAAAAAGACAAGGAAGCTGTTGCGGACTTTCTGAGAGAAGTGGAAGCCAAGACGATGTCCTTTGGTAGCGTCAAGGAAAGAATGGATTACTTGATCCAGAACGACTACTACGAAAATGTGTACGAGCGTTATACTGAGGCACAGGTGGATGAAGTATTCCGATTGGCAAAGGAAGCTTCATTCCAATTCGCTTCTTACATGGCCATCTCCAAGTTTTATAAGGATTACGCACTCAAAACAGACGATAAATCTACGTATCTCGAGCAATACCCGGACCGCGTCGCTATCGTCGCCCTGTCACTGGCTCAAGGGGATTTTGACACGGCCAAGCGCTTGACGGTGTCGATGATGGATCAACGGCTGCAGCCTGCTACCCCGACGTTTTTAAATGCTGGGAAAAGTCGCCGCGGTGAAATGGTTTCGTGTTTTTTGCTCGAGATGGACGATTCTCTCAACTCGATCAATTACATATTAGGAACGTGCATGCAATTGTCCAAGATTGGTGGAGGTGTCGCGGTTAATTTATCCAAGCTGCGTGGCCGTGGAGAACCGATCAAAGGAGTAGAAGGGGCAGCAAAAGGTATCATGCCAGTACTCAAGCTTCTCGAAGACGCTTTTTCGTACGCCGATCAGATGGGTCAGCGCAAAGGCTCGGGAGCTGCCTACTACAACATTTTTGGCTGGGACATCAACGAGTTTCTCGATTGTAAGAAGATCAACGCCGATGAAAAATCGCGGATCAAAACGCTGTCGATTGGCTTGATTGTGCCTCATGTTTTTTACAAGCTGGCAGAAGAAAATAAACCATTGACTATCTTTGCCCCCTACTCCGTCTACAAAGAATACGGTAAGCATCTGGATGATTTGGACATGGATGAGATGTACGAAGAGCTGCTCGCCAATGACCGAGTCAAGAAAAAGACGATCATGAGCGCACGGGAAATGCTGACGAAGATCGCTATGATCCAGCTCGAGTCTGGCTATCCTTACATCATGAATAAGTCCAATGCTAACAAGAACCACGCGCTCAAGGATATCGGATCGGTCAAGATGTCTAATCTGTGCACGGAGATCTTCCAGCTGCAGGATACATCGACCATCACTAACTACGGTGAGATGGATATCATTCGTCGAGACATCAGTTGCAATCTGGCATCGCTCAACATTGTAAACGTCATGGAACAAAAGATGATTCGAGAGTCTGTACACGAAGGCATCGAGGCCATCACAGCCGTAAGTGACATGACAGCCGTGGAAAATGCCCCGGGAGTCCAAAAGGCAAATCGCGAGCTCCACTCGGTTGGTCTCGGTGCCATGAACCTGCACGGCTTCCTGGCAAAAAACAAAATCGCCTATGAAAGTGAAGAGGCTAAAGATTTTGCCCGCACGTTCTTCATGATGATGAACTATTATTCACTCGAAAAGAGCATGGAGATTGCCAAAGAAAGAGAGACGACCTTCCTCGGATTTGAGCAATCGGAGTATGCCAAAGGAACGTATTTTGCGAAATACGTTACGACGGATTATCAGCCGCGGACGGAAAAAGCCAAGCAGCTCTTCTCGGGTATGCATATTCCGACAACAGAGGATTGGGCAGCTCTGCAGCAAAACGTTCAAAAGTACGGGGTGTATCACGCTTATCGACTCGCGATTGCGCCAACCCAGAGCATTTCTTACATCCAAAATGCAACTTCGAGCGTTATGCCAATTGTAGAGCACATCGAAACAAGAACCTACGCCAACTCGACGACGTACTACCCGATGCCATACTTGTCGCAAGAGAATTACTTTTATTACAAGTCGGCATACGTGATCGACCAGTTCAAGGTCATCGATCTAATTGCTGAGATTCAAGAGCACGTAGACCAAGGGATTTCAACGGTCCTCCACGTGAACAGCAATGTGTCCACGAGAGATCTGGCACGTTACTATATTTACGCGGCGAAAAAAGGTCTGAAATCACTCTACTATACACGCACCAAGCATTTGACCGTAGAAGAGTGCATTAGCTGCGCCGTGTAA
- the nrdF gene encoding class 1b ribonucleoside-diphosphate reductase subunit beta — protein sequence MKAVNWNRPDDDFTMTFWNQNIMQFWTDDEIPLSDDKMSWMELTAAERDTYKKVLGGLTLLDTVQGGVGMPKIMEHVDGLQRKAVLAFMGMMEQIHAKSYSSIFTTLAATEEIDEIFSWVEQNPRLQLKAKLISSRYQEIETQKDLYMAMVASVFLESYLFYSGFFYPLYLAGQGKMTSSGEIIDLIVRDESIHGLYVGVLAQEVYQRLSVNEQQACKEELYELLQELQRNEEAYTTELYASIGLAEEVQAYVRYNANKALMNLGLDPIFPEEDVNPIVLNGIRTQTKQHDFFSKKGNGYVRTIHVEQLSDDDFKFDLE from the coding sequence ATGAAAGCTGTCAATTGGAACAGGCCAGATGATGATTTTACGATGACGTTTTGGAATCAAAACATTATGCAGTTTTGGACGGACGACGAAATTCCGCTCTCAGACGATAAAATGTCCTGGATGGAGTTGACGGCTGCTGAGCGCGACACCTATAAAAAAGTGTTGGGTGGTCTCACTTTGCTGGATACGGTCCAAGGTGGAGTCGGGATGCCCAAAATCATGGAGCATGTGGACGGTCTGCAGCGCAAAGCCGTTCTCGCGTTCATGGGAATGATGGAGCAGATCCACGCCAAATCGTACAGCAGCATTTTTACCACGCTGGCAGCGACAGAGGAGATCGATGAGATTTTCAGCTGGGTGGAGCAAAACCCTCGTCTCCAATTGAAGGCAAAATTGATTTCCAGTCGTTATCAAGAAATCGAGACGCAGAAGGACCTGTACATGGCGATGGTCGCTTCCGTCTTTTTGGAGAGCTATCTGTTCTACAGTGGCTTCTTTTATCCGCTCTATTTGGCAGGACAAGGCAAGATGACGAGCAGCGGTGAAATTATCGACTTAATTGTCCGCGATGAGAGCATTCACGGCTTGTACGTTGGGGTGCTGGCGCAGGAAGTATACCAGCGTTTGAGCGTAAATGAACAGCAGGCATGCAAAGAAGAGTTGTACGAACTGTTGCAAGAGCTTCAGCGAAATGAAGAGGCGTATACGACTGAGCTGTACGCATCCATTGGTCTCGCAGAGGAAGTACAAGCCTATGTCCGATACAACGCGAATAAAGCCCTGATGAATCTGGGGCTGGATCCGATCTTCCCGGAAGAAGACGTCAACCCGATTGTCCTGAATGGCATTCGCACGCAAACGAAGCAACACGATTTCTTCTCCAAAAAAGGGAACGGCTACGTACGCACCATTCATGTAGAGCAGCTCTCGGATGACGATTTCAAATTTGATCTGGAATAG
- the mnmA gene encoding tRNA 2-thiouridine(34) synthase MnmA: protein MKRPEDTRVVVGMSGGVDSSVTAYLLKQQGYDVIGIFMKNWDDTDEFGHCTAEDDFQDVRRVCEQIGIPYYTVNFEKEYMDKVFQYFLDEYKRGRTPNPDVMCNREIKFGELLSKVKDLGADYIATGHYAQVKEVDGEYKLIRGVDSNKDQTYFLNVLGQDQLSRTMFPIGHMPKAQVREIAEQAGLATAKKKDSTGICFIGERNFREFLQNYLPAKPGNIETVEGTVIGQHDGLMYYTLGQRQGLGIGGGHGTSGQPWFVVDKDLKRNALIVGEGSDHPRLYSTSLIATDVSWVSNQQPASVFTCTAKFRYRQPDQGVTVHLREGNTVEVVFEKPQKAVTPGQAVVFYDGEFCLGGGTIDQVTLMDK from the coding sequence ATGAAACGACCAGAGGATACACGCGTCGTTGTCGGTATGTCCGGCGGAGTCGACTCCTCCGTGACGGCTTACCTGCTCAAGCAACAGGGATATGACGTCATCGGCATCTTCATGAAAAACTGGGATGATACCGATGAATTCGGCCACTGCACGGCGGAAGATGACTTCCAGGACGTTCGGCGCGTCTGTGAACAAATCGGCATTCCATACTACACAGTCAATTTTGAAAAAGAATACATGGATAAAGTATTCCAGTATTTTTTGGATGAATATAAACGAGGGCGTACTCCAAATCCGGATGTCATGTGCAATCGAGAAATCAAGTTTGGAGAATTGCTCTCTAAAGTCAAGGATTTGGGCGCGGATTATATCGCTACCGGACACTACGCGCAGGTGAAGGAAGTAGACGGCGAGTACAAGCTGATCCGTGGAGTAGACTCCAACAAGGATCAGACTTATTTCCTCAATGTGCTGGGTCAGGACCAGCTGTCTCGAACCATGTTCCCGATCGGCCATATGCCAAAAGCACAAGTGCGAGAAATTGCCGAACAAGCAGGACTCGCCACTGCGAAGAAAAAGGACAGTACCGGTATATGCTTTATCGGTGAACGAAACTTCCGTGAGTTTTTACAAAACTACCTACCTGCCAAGCCAGGTAATATCGAGACCGTAGAGGGGACCGTGATTGGTCAACACGACGGCTTGATGTACTATACGCTGGGTCAACGCCAGGGACTGGGTATCGGCGGAGGGCATGGAACCAGTGGACAACCTTGGTTCGTGGTCGACAAAGACCTGAAACGCAACGCATTGATCGTGGGGGAAGGCTCGGATCATCCACGTCTGTACTCTACCAGCTTGATCGCGACTGATGTGAGCTGGGTAAGTAATCAACAACCTGCATCAGTCTTTACCTGTACCGCCAAATTCCGCTACCGTCAACCAGATCAAGGAGTCACTGTTCATCTGCGGGAAGGCAACACGGTCGAGGTCGTGTTTGAAAAACCTCAAAAAGCAGTAACGCCTGGTCAAGCTGTCGTCTTCTATGACGGAGAATTCTGCTTGGGCGGAGGAACGATTGATCAAGTCACCTTGATGGACAAATAG
- the nrdI gene encoding class Ib ribonucleoside-diphosphate reductase assembly flavoprotein NrdI — protein sequence MLIAYDSKTGNVRRFVNKLNLPSVEIDEQMVIEEPFVLITYTTGFGQVPEKVTSFLQRNHLYMKGVSASGNRNWGTSFAKSADTIAHQYGVPVISKFELSGTGRDVEHFTSGVATIAAY from the coding sequence ATGCTCATCGCGTACGATTCCAAGACAGGAAACGTTCGGAGATTTGTTAACAAGCTCAATCTGCCCAGTGTGGAGATTGATGAACAGATGGTGATCGAGGAACCGTTTGTCTTAATTACCTATACGACTGGTTTTGGACAGGTTCCAGAAAAAGTGACGTCGTTTCTCCAACGAAACCACTTGTATATGAAAGGTGTCTCAGCAAGTGGCAATCGCAACTGGGGGACGAGCTTTGCTAAGAGCGCCGATACAATCGCCCATCAATACGGCGTTCCGGTGATCTCCAAATTTGAATTATCCGGTACCGGCCGGGATGTAGAACATTTTACGAGCGGGGTGGCCACCATTGCGGCATATTGA